A single genomic interval of Arachis duranensis cultivar V14167 chromosome 7, aradu.V14167.gnm2.J7QH, whole genome shotgun sequence harbors:
- the LOC127740601 gene encoding uncharacterized protein LOC127740601 isoform X1 — MYKRRLLGLDHSTFILCTWGRPLMADSPLWKLLPAVQVHAKGEVTLGSPLDSDSVGRRVGRTYEPGSLACWTGPEHDSYTLQEKCYLWHQFQRCRVSMPLTKYYWMLPAVELGYIQG; from the exons ATGTACAAGAGGCGGCTATTAGGGTTAGATCACTCTACTTTTATACTTTGTACTTGGGGTAGGCCCTTGATGGCAGACTCGCCTCTCTGGAAGCTTCTGCCAGCTGTCCAAGTTCATGCAAAAGGGGAGGTGACGCTCGGATCACCTCTTGACTCGGATTCGGTAGGCCGTCGGGTCGGTCGAACATACGAACCCGGGTCTCTGGCCTGTTGGACTGGGCCGGAACATGATTCATACACATTACAGGAAAAATGTTACTTATGGCATCA GTTCCAAAGGTGTCGTGTGTCAATGCCGTTGACAAAGTATTATTGGATGCTCCCTGCAGTGGAACTGGG TTATATCCAAGGATGA
- the LOC127740601 gene encoding uncharacterized protein LOC127740601 isoform X2 — protein sequence MLLMASVPKVSCVNAVDKVLLDAPCSGTGLYPRMNQLKPPKAWKTYRNVRICRRWPTFSRLKESIFKIDANKCTMKSKA from the exons ATGTTACTTATGGCATCA GTTCCAAAGGTGTCGTGTGTCAATGCCGTTGACAAAGTATTATTGGATGCTCCCTGCAGTGGAACTGGG TTATATCCAAGGATGAATCAGTTAAAACCTCCAAAAGCTTGGAAGACATACAGAAATGTGCGCATCTGCAGAAG GTGGCCAACTTTCTCAAGATTGAAGGAATCAATTTTTAAGATAGATGCAAATAAATGTACTATGAAAAGTAAGGCTTAA